The DNA sequence GATCATTACCATTTAACTTCTCAGGTAACAAATGTTTTGACTACGGGTTTACCCTTTCGTATGAGCATGCTGGAGATTATTTGCTGTTTTCATCTTACTTTTAAGCAAACTCTCACCAGGTCTCCGGCTGTGataaacatgtaatatataCTGTGTGCAGGGCACGATGTGCATCTTTCACATGTATGTAAATAGGAGAGATTGTGACAGGGAGGAATCAGTGATTCGACATCTATTAGAAGGTTTTTGGTATAACCGCCCTAACCAAAATAAGAAGGGTATTATCTGGCGCCGTAGAAACGCTGGGTGTGCTACTGAAATGTAATATAAATTGGGTTATCGGTGGTCCCTGATGGAAAACCGAACCGGACTGTTTTAGGATGCCCCTTTCTACAAAATGTAAACTGTCTTCGCTCAGAAAACGAAATAAGACAAGAGTACCATTGTGAGTGAATTTTCTCAATTACGTTGATGATTAATAGACATGTTTAGTTGACTGAGTTCATTAGTTGTAAGTTAAGTAGTTTCTTGCATACACTTGCATGCAATAGGAAGGAATGGTTATAATGTCCACAACTACCTGTCCAGCAACCTGAACACAATGACGTTAAGACAAATCTTTTCAACTGTAACGCAAAGGAATATGTTTTAAATCTTGAATGTATTGTGTATCCCTCAAAGCCTAATGTAAAGTATATAGTGTAAATTTTGCCGTCCCAGCGAATGCACAAATACAAATAACATCTTACAGCGTGCTCTTTGTTCAATTGGTTTCCGGTTAAGATTTTAGCACTATCTGGGAATTGTAAAACATTAAATACCCATTGTCTAGTATTGGTCGACCCAAACGACATATACCTTGTTTCTGCAAACCGAGAAGTTTGTTTCTACACCAAGGGTCCGACTTACGGGACCTGAATTGACACTTAGGGGCAACCCAATTAACAACCATTTAACAATCGTAGAAACTCGGTGGCGATATTAAAAAGAAAGTAAATTCTGTTTATAACAAACACGTTTTAGACATGAATATAAGAATTAATATAAGAATGTATAAACATCACAGACTGTACAAAGATGAATTAGATAAAAGAGAAAGCCAGTAACATGACCCGAAAGAATTTTGGACAATTATAAATGGTAATGAATGTAATGAGGATGATAATCTTTAGATAACGACTTATTCTGTGAGTACGTCAAATCACTCAATGAATCAGAACTAGATGAAGAAGAAGATAACGATGATACTAATCATGATACACAGGTTACATCTGGTGTTTTAAATAGAGTCATTGCTAAATATGAACGCATTTCTACAACTGAACAACTCAAGAGATGTAAGGCTTGAGTAGACTTgataggaaatatattttaaagacaGTGTTGACTTGATCGTTCGGCCATTGATAGTTGAACTACTTAATCTCTTATTTGAGAAGGTTGTTTTACTAGAATAATTACGGGAATAATAAACCGATCTAAAATCGTTGTGGCGGAACCGCATTCATATTTCCTGGAGTTACATCACCCGTCAACgtctgacctacattatctgctgtcacaccgatcgctgtgttgacattctgcatagttgattacctctcgtactgagactttggtgagtttgcagTATCATATCTTGtcacccattgacttagattttgtctctcttgaattgtacttgaaatctgtattgtgactattgacttgtgactttgtgtaccttgctctcattgcataataataGAATTTGAATGtctatgacttgtctttgttctgttttgctggttcacaaggggatttcttatattgtttgtcacggtaaatgcttaaccgtaacacaattGGGGGCTTCtccgggatagaattcatttgacatttgagaccatttgtgaaatatattccagATTTTTCAACAACTTCattgtggaaccagcaaaatggtgtttgaacttgagacgtttgtattgtcccctgactcaGAGACAATTAGTCACTTGAAGAAATCAGATttgttgcaaatttcttcacatctcaaactgtgttgaatcactatattgatgagggaatttttgaagatgatattgtggaaatggtgccagaggaatattcagaccagttggaaatgaaaaaattagaattagaactgaaaaggatagaaaaagaaaaagagagagaaaaaagGAGAAAGCGTTttgaaaaagtttgagatggagaaagaAATAGCAAGAGAAATAGAACTGAAAAAATTGGCAATTGACAGAGAAATTAAgttaaaagaaacttgaaaacccttctcagTCCTTAGATTCTTCcacttttgacattgcaaggcatgctaggcttgtacctcattttaatgagaaagacgttgacaaatattttctacattttgagaatgttgctgaaaatcttaagtggcctagggagtcatggactacgctattgcaaactgttctgaagggtaaagctcaggatgcttattcagccttgACAGTGCAACAAAGTTCAGATTATGATATTGTGAAGtgtacacttttgaaagcttatgagtttagtgcctgaggcttatcgtcagaaattcagTAATGCTCACAAAtgggacaatgagacttttgtagagtttgctagagaaaaggaaacattgtttgataggtggtgtgggtctaaggaggtcacagattttgatggtttgagacagttagagttgatggaagatttcaagcgttggcagtgatgtaactcCAAGAAATATGAACGAGGGTCCccacaacacggcaaccagccgttatatatatactcagtcatttcccgaaagttcgggcagttacgacaatcgtcaacactgtagaatgccctcgaataagtctccaggaagtaaacacatagaaaactaggagcagataaattccggaaaaccagaatcctaaaagtgttgaccatctattaaaacgaaatgtgacccatcattattattacttaattaataacaaaacatacataaatacacactcgtaataATATCAACTATACCGAAGACGGAGAAATTTATATTTTGGTGAAATTTATAAAGTTGTTAGTTTCATTATATATGATGAGGAACTGTGATTTGATGAATTGCCAAAGTGATAACAAGATGCGTTGGAGTGATATAAGGACTATTGTCCTGAAGACATCATGTTATAATTAAAAtaatgtcaaacaaaatcagtctTGGGGAAGCTTACAAATTTTTCAGCCACATCCTCCTGCACTAATTCATGGAAGTTGAAAGTAAATTTGAACAAAACTAAATTAGTGATATATGAGGGAGGAATATAAAAAAACACCACAAACTGTATGCAATAGTGAACCAAAAGTAATATATAGTTTATTAAAAAACTAAAAAGTCAGACTTACCTTTAGACTGTTTATTGCTAGCATTTCACCCATGATAATACCTATCTTAACCCATGGTGCAGAAGTCTAGTGTTTCGAAAGTCTTCAAATTTTGGAGGAAATGTACTTACAATTCCTAAGACTCATTACGATTAAAAAAGTCAACCCCCTCGTTTTATTCTCTATGGAGAACTGGGCAGGTTCTGTTTGAAAGTTACGATATATGAATGTTTGATAAATCTGTATTATAAGTTAACTTATCAAGACAATTTTGGGGTTACAGttttttaaaagttgtttctCTATTGAGTTGTATGTTAGTCCCCTTGAAGAACtgggctagaactgatcttcagtaacccatgcttgtcgtgagatgCGACTAACTGGATGGGGTGGCTAGCCTCTCTGGagtggttggcacatgtcattgtatcccagttgcgtggaAAACTGCTCATGGTTGATCACTTGGATTGTCAaggtcacattgctggaatactgctgtgtgtggcgtaaaactaaactcactcactctaaaatgGTGGAACAGGACGTAATCCACGTCTTTAAACTGCGCCTGTCCGTGTTACTTTCACGTGTTAACATTATGATGTAGTGTTTTCCGTTAGGTGTATCACTATCCAATGAAATCCCTGGTGTTAAGGCTGATGAACTCTCTGGACGAGACTCAATTTCCTGTTACCCGCTATTGCCCTACAGGTGGGATATTACCTTTTGCCCGGATGAACAAACAAAAGAGACAATAGAAAACTAACAACATATCATTTCTTTTGCCAGTTTACAATTTCATATCTGGAATGGAACTCCTTGAAAGGATTAATCTATTCCATCGTCTGCAGAAAAAAGCGATCTAATCATCATCAAAGTCTTTATTACGTAtgaaggccacaggcccatatacATCTTTGAGgcataaaaacatgaaacagttctTGAAAGATTCAGCATTTACATGtcttcctgtgtttatttttcCTTTAGTTACATCCCCAATGCGAAATGTCAGACtgcatatatgtacacgtgtgtcGGTACTGTAGTtttttgtttataaatataATTCTAATGCTAATTTCTATTATTCTAGCCACTTATTTTCTATGTATAATAGATAAAACGAGCTAGATTAATTTTGTCttcagttttgctttgtttaaggatatttttaaacGATATCATATTTACTTTTAAGTTGTCAGGCAAAACTCTTTCCCGAAGATCTTTATAAGCTGGACATTTCAACAAAAAGACATATTCATCTTCTAAGTCTACTTTACACGCGAGACAATTTCTTTGCGATACGTCAATATTTTGCCACCTACCTACGTTATTCTTTAAACGTAATACACCAGCTCTGAATTTGACCAATACTTTACGGAATTTAAATTCCAAATCTATGGACAGATATTCCTCAGGCTCAAGAAGACTCTTATATTGTGCATACAACCCGTAACATGGGCTTTTGTTCAAGTGTGGGTGTACAattttgataaaacatattGATCAGCGACTGCTTGTGAGTACCAGACAAATCCAAGCAAAGTATATGGCGGATCTCAGCCGCCCACGTGTGGTACCCAGCTGTGTCTAGGTAGTGTAACATATTATATGCCTTTTTCGGGATGCGTCCATGATGCATGGTATAACGATTCTGATAATGCTGTTTCTTGGCAAACCACTGGCAAATCTTGAGCATGCTTCATCTCTCGAACGTTCTGAAATGTTACGGAAGCATAGTAGGGCCATGGTGAATAAGACTGGTCccactatctcctacatagtaCTTAATATCGCCTACAAAGGACTAACTATCTCTTACGAAGGACTTTTTATATCCTAGAGCCACGGTGAATAAGACTGGTCccactatctcctacatagcaCTTAATATCGCCTACAAAGGACTAACTATCTCTTACGAAGGACTTGTTATATCCTAGAGCCACGGTGAATAAGACTGGTCccactatctcctacatagcaCTTAATATCGCCTACAAAGGACTAACTATCTCTTACGAAGGACTTGTTATATCCTAGAGCCACGGTGAATAAGACTGGTCccactatctcctacatagcaCTTAATATCGCCTACAAAGGACTAACTATCTCTTACGAAGGACTTGTTATATCCTAGAGCCACGGTGAATAAGACTGGTCccactatctcctacatagtaCTTAATATCGCCTACAAAGGACTAACTATCTCTTACGAAGGACTTGTTATATCCTAGAGCCACGGTGAATAAGACTGGTCccactatctcctacatagcaCTTAATATCGCCTACAAAGGACTAACTATCTCTTACGAAGGACTTGTTATATCCTAGAGCCACGGTGAATAAGACTGGTCccactatctcctacatagtaCTTAATATCGCCTACAAAGGACTAACTATCTCTTACGAAGGACTTGTTATATCCTAGAGCCACGGTGAATAAGACTGGTCccactatctcctacatagtaCTTAATATCGCCTACAAAGGACTAACTATCTCTTACGAAGGACTTGTTATATCCTAGAGCCACGGTGAATAAGACTGGTCccactatctcctacatagcaCTTAATATCGCCTACAAAGGACTAACTATCTCTTACGAAGGACTTGTTATATCCTAGAGCCACGGTGAATAAGACTGGTCccactatctcctacatagtaCTTAATATCGCCTACAAAGGACTAACTATCTCTTACGAAGGACTTGTTATATCCTAGAGCCACGGTGAATAAGACTGGTCccactatctcctacatagcaCTTAATATCGCCTACAAAGGACTAACTATCTCTTACGAAGGACTTGTTATATCCTAGAGCCACGGTGAATAAGACTGGTCccactatctcctacatagtaCTTAATATCGCCTACAAAGGACTAACTATCTCTTACGAAGGACTTGTTATATCCTAGAGCCACGGTGAATAAGACTGGTCccactatctcctacatagtaCTTAATATCGCCTACAAAGGACTAACTATCTCTTACGACGGACTTGTTATATCCTAGAGCCACGGTGAATAAGACTGGTCccactatctcctacatagcaCTTAATATCGCCTACAAAGGACTAACTATCTCTTACGAAGGACTTGTTATATCCGAGAGCCACGGTGAATAAGACTGGTCccactatctcctacatagcaCTTAATATCGCCTACAAAGGACTAACTATCTCTTACGAAGGACTTGTTATATCCTAGAGCCACGGTGAATAAGACTGGTCccactatctcctacatagcaCTTAATATCGCCTACAAAGGACTAACTATCTCTTACGAAGGACTTGTTATATCCTAGAGCCACGGTGAATAAGACTGGTCccactatctcctacatagcaCTTAATATCGCCTACAAAGGACTAACTATCTCTTACGAAGGACTTGTTATATCCTAGAGCCACGGTGAATAAGACTGGTCccactatctcctacatagcaCTTAATATCGCCTACAAAGGACTAACTATCTCTTACTAAGGACTTACCATCCTACGAAGGAGTTATTAACTCCTACATGGTACTTAATATCTCATACAAAGGACTAATTATCTCTTACGAAGGACTTATTACAtcctacgtagtacttaatGTCTCCTACGAAGGActcagtatctcctacgtagtacgTGTTATCTCCCACGAAGTATTTAATATGTCCTACgcaggacttattatctccagCGTAGTGCTTAATGTCTCCCTTTTAGATTTGGCTTGTGTTTTGTTATGCCAGACGTTAGATAATAGAGTCAGTGAGTATTAATGACACTAAGGCAGTGTTACTATACAATGTTATTGTGAATGCATTACGTCAGGGCGACGTGGACCGTGTTGTGTTGATATTTTGGGTATGTTTGGGTATCATACGATATTTTCGATCATCGATCATTCAAACCAGACCTGCTTGCTGCTGTATACAAGTCTAGTAATATTACTAATAGGGTATAATTACAAACTCTGTATTTCACTTATAACTGTTAATTCTGTTAGCACTTGGGTTGGTTTATCTCAGTGTACGCCACTGCATGcatacacaacacaacacaacacaacacaacgtaacgcaaaacaataacaaaacgcAACACAATACAATAGGCAGCAACGACGAACTCATTGTGGTGAAACACCGCCTCAAGAACATACAACATAGAAGCAAGTGAaaacggtgttagcatctacatcgaaacatatcatatattgtaataaataaaatgtcCTTGCGTATTGTCATCGCTTTGTCATCCCACCAATCCCAAATGCCACTCCAGAAGTCACCGAATAAAGTTGTGATGACATGGTAAACAGTATATACAGTTAACAGCAAATGTGTAAGTGAACagattgtttgaaataatgaaaacataaactGACCATATAAACATGTTTCTAACATCCAACGGGTGATACTTTATCATGTGGTAGTCTTGATCACAAACACTTGGCAAGTTTCAAAGCCGATCCACCCTCAAAAGAGTGGCATGATCTTTTTTTATTGCGAATTACTGAAATTGTCTGAGGACATAGGCCAACATGACTGGCAGTATTTGCACTGTGTGTTCATGAATTTCAAAGGTCTTTCTGACAGATGTAGTTCTTCTCTTCGGTCTGTCTCCCGTCTCGCCACAAAAATGCATTGTCCAGTTTGCTGGCCACGATGTAATCTTTCTCACCTGCACTACCAGTCGGGTTGCCTGACCTCCAGGCGAAGTAGGTCATAGGTCGGCCATCATGGAATACCCACTGACCTTCATTTGCCGCATCAGAACCGTCCAAGAAGTAGCTAAATGTTCTAGCAGCTGCAATGATGGAAATGCACTTTTAGGATAGTTGCCCTTTTGAAAAGAGGGAAGTaatttttttttacataaatatattaaattgaattgaattaaaGTGAACGAAGcaaaagcaaaataaaatgcGTACGGTGACTTTGAGGCTTTAGGTTGTCCACCAAAATGTGTCTTCAAATCCCATTACATGCATTCACGAGTGACAGTTGACAGTTCGACGAAGACAATGGCACTTagaatacacatacatgtatatactgcGCGTGGCGACAGAGGTTAGAATTGCACTAATACATTCTCCGGATTTTAATCACTGGGTTTTCTATCCCAGGGTACCTTCGCaaagctggagtattgctgagcaGGACGAGGAACAAACAAACGAATCATTTTCATaccgaagtgagtgagtttagtttttcgccatATTCTGCAAGATCCCAGCCATATGGAGGTGGtacgtaaataatcgagtctggaccagaacgaacatcgatctgcgcagctgggaactgatgacatatgtcgaCCAATtaagcgaacctgaccacccgatcccattaatcgcctcttaggacaagcatgggttactggagatccCGGATCCAGGaactcggaccttcacgggtcttatcaTACGTAATGAGATAACCGTTGTAAGTAAACTTTGGCGTCAACGATgatatgtttgaatgttttgcgTTCATATTGTACTTTCAGGATCACAAAGAAAAGGATCCCTTAGGGCAGTTCCACATATCTCAGTTACGTCTAGTGGATCCATAGGTCATTCCATAATTGTGGTAGGGCTTACTGGTTAATGTTCGAGGCAGTAAGTAGATGTACAGACTTTAGATGTTCCATTTTCGATGTCTTTGTTCACCACCGAGGTTCATTTTTAGGTTTAAATTCTTTCGACAGAGCAATGTTGATACCTTGCGAAATGCTGTTAATCAGTACTTGGTCCCCATAGTTTTTTCCACACAGGGGACGTTGGGGGTAGTTCAACGGCTAAAGCGCCTGCTCGCCAAGCTGAAGACTCTCACTTTGTTTTGAGCACTAAACTACTGACAGGATGTATTTGATACGGACTGTGAAGACAAACCTGATGACGACTTGATCTGTTTGACGACGTGGTTCTGCTTGTCTGCGTTGTCAATCACAGCAAAGTGTTCTCCTCTTGATGTACAGTCAGCAAGAGCGTCGTCGTAGGAGATCTTGTCGAGATGGAGTTGGTAGCAGATGTTGAGGAGACGATTGTGGATGTAGCCAGGTACACAGTCGCCTGAGATACACACGAATTGTTTCACTCACTTAACGGCAGACCAAGTTTACCCAAAACAATTACTACACAAAGTTACCCTCAAATGCACGTTTCCGCGTGCATGTTTGAACATCACAACATTATCTATTAAAAGTTTCAACATGGTTTGGGACAGTACTATTTACAATATAATACATGAGCTGtatgaatactatttacaatttaaaagtACACATCTAAAAACAAGCAAttatcaatgcacatacatGTTTTCCTTGTGATACAAATCATTCTTTTAATCAATTAATGACACTAGCACCAGACTTGGATCCGTGTGTAAAATGGTTCTTATCTCAAGGTGTTACATTTTGAGCGTATTTGATCTTTATCCTGTAGAAAGAACAAAAAGATTTGTTATACAGTTTTCAGTTTGGTTAGGAAAGAAGAGAAATTGACAAGGTAATATATTGAGATCAGTTTTAGTTGCAGAGCCGATAATATGGATCTTTCCGTAATCAATGCGGTAATGAATCATTTGAATGTTATACTGTTTTGAAAgtcatttcagtcatatcaggGCCTGCCAGCATAAAATATCATATGTTTAACGCTTTTTATGCTAAACGCAACATATTATTATTCCATCTGGACAGGTCGTGTATCAAAGCATCAGGTCGTGGTCATGATTAGTACTCTTTAGTATACTATTGTTACCCGGGTTACCAACATCTCCTAACAACCTTGACAATAATGACTCAAAAGTTCCTACTGCCACTATAATAAATCCATAAGGCGGTTGTATTATGTCTGCCTCGGTGTTTGCATGTTGAAAACGCCACTCACAGTAATGTGCCAGCTAAATGCAGCCGTCAGTAAGTAATCGAATCTgtacctgacaatccagtgattgacgttAAGATCTATGTACACAGAGATAAGAC is a window from the Haliotis asinina isolate JCU_RB_2024 chromosome 9, JCU_Hal_asi_v2, whole genome shotgun sequence genome containing:
- the LOC137296848 gene encoding alpha-N-acetylgalactosamine-specific lectin-like, with product MIRTLLFLCLVHYAPAWINTGFGVKWKSFDDVLVSKSFMFEITNVYKSTRCVLLCLQNESCVSVFYRRQHRRCQFHDVLFMSPEDGEQENGTMYYSLTTGDCVPGYIHNRLLNICYQLHLDKISYDDALADCTSRGEHFAVIDNADKQNHVVKQIKSSSAARTFSYFLDGSDAANEGQWVFHDGRPMTYFAWRSGNPTGSAGEKDYIVASKLDNAFLWRDGRQTEEKNYICQKDL